A stretch of the Uranotaenia lowii strain MFRU-FL chromosome 3, ASM2978415v1, whole genome shotgun sequence genome encodes the following:
- the LOC129752632 gene encoding uncharacterized protein LOC129752632: MEVIFTINGKLYKVSPHNVPVDTSLGTFIRKHAQLTGTKLVCREGGCGACIVNVSGQHPVSREQLSWAVNSCLFPVFSCHGLDILTVEGIGNKSKGFHEVQRRLAHLNGTQCGFCSPGMVMNMYSLLEANQGKVSMDQVENAFGGNLCRCTGYRPILDAFKSLAADASQELLDKVQDIEDLPKICDKTGKPCTGGCGKIATSVIHLKFEDGREWHKVYNVQEVFDILNNIGDRHYMLVAGNTAHGIYRRSDNLEVFIDISAVEQLRKHTIGNELKVGGNTTIAEFMKILQTAATKNINFKYCEVLAEHIEMVANVPIRNTATISGNLALKNQYNEFTSDLFLILEAVGAKLTIAQGTNSRVSVPIEDISTLDMKKKIILEVTLFPLEPDTHEFKSFKIMSRAQSVKSYVNAAFMFQFNKGKTTIQSTSICYGGINPKFTHARVTERYLCGKDIFNDDVLQNALSVLQAEVHPEEGDLLPSIEYRQHLVGALLYRAVLSIASRHKITLNAKHASGAISISRPLSTSKQEFQTIKENWPVTKNIPKIEALSQTAGEAKYIEDLPNLPNELYGAFVSATKARSIIVDIDPSKALQLPGVHAFYGAKDIPGKNDFMPTELDNPETEEIFCSGFVLYHGQPIGVIVADTFDLAQKASKLVRITYSESDGKPILPTLKSVLAANATDRIVDLPYDQLGDEYGKVEEQPFKKIQGRFELPLQFHFSMECQTCICVPKEDGMDVYSSTQWVDFCQVAIAQALNIPENSMNFYVRRLGGGFGSKISRSSQIACACAIAAHFSQRPVRLILSLESNMEAIGKRDACTSNYEIEVDQNGKVIKLLNNFVEDYGCSLNEPVAGIVTMFYKNCYDASRWKLVGKAAVTDSASNTFCRAPGTNEAISMAENLMEHIAHALGKDPLEVRLQNMSPDCKMRTLLPEFVKDIEYEQRRTAVNQFNVENRWKKRGIAIATMQYPQVFFGQMHAQVSIYHYDGTVSISTGAIDMGQGAYTKIAQVAAKALGIPLEMVSIKAMNNLSSPNDTVSGGSMTSEAGAFAALKACEILMERIQPIREQFPKESWQQITQRCYKKNIDLSATYFFKSGDLNGYDVWGLCCSELEIDVLTGNVQIRRVDILEDTGESISPGIDIGQIEGSFIMGMGMYFTENLIFKSENGQLLTNRTWNYHLPGAKDIPVDFRVKLIHNTYNEMSVLRSKTTGEPALNMTVVLLFALRHALDSARKDAGLANEWFTLATPATPEEICLAAGSNTKHFKLR; encoded by the exons atggaagtgATATTCACGATCAATGGGAAGCTTTACAAAG TGAGTCCCCACAACGTTCCCGTGGATACTTCTCTCGGAACCTTCATACGCAAACATGCTCAACTTACCGGGACCAAGCTGGTATGTCGAGAGGGCGGATGTGGAGCCTGTATCGTCAACGTGAGCGGCCAACATCCGGTGTCCCGAGAACAGCTGAGCTGGGCCGTAAATTCG TGTCTCTTCCCGGTATTCTCCTGCCATGGGTTGGACATTCTGACGGTCGAGGGAATCGGAAACAAATCGAAAGGCTTTCACGAGGTTCAACGTCGTCTAGCACATCTCAACGGCACACAATGTGGATTCTGTTCTCCCGGAATGGTGATGAACATGTACAGTTTGCTGGAAGCAAACCAGGGCAAGGTCTCGATGGACCAGGTTGAAAATGCCTTCGGGGGAAACCTGTGTCGATGCACCGGTTATCGGCCGATCCTGGATGCCTTCAAGTCACTGGCGGCTGATGCCAGCCAGGAGCTTTTGGATAAAGTTCAGGACATTGAAGATCTACCGAAAATTTGTGACAAAACGGGAAAACCCTGTACCGGAGGCTGCGGAAAAATCGCAACTAGTGTGATCCACTTAAAGTTCGAAGATGGACGCGAGTGGCACAAAGTCTATAACGTCCAagaagtttttgatattttgaacaaCATTGGAGACAGGCATTACATGTTGGTTGCCGGCAATACTGCTCATG GTATTTACAGAAGGTCGGATAACTTGGAGGTCTTCATCGATATAAGCGCGGTAGAGCAGCTCAGGAAACACACAATAGGTAACGAGCTTAAGGTTGGAGGCAACACAACCATAGCGGAGTTTATGAAGATACTTCAGACGGCAGCTACCAAGAATATTAACTTCAAATACTGTGAGGTGTTGGCCGAACATATCGAAATGGTTGCGAATGTCCCTATCAGAAATACGGCCACAATTTCTGGAAACCTCgcattgaaaaatcaatataacgAATTCACGTCAGACCTTTTTCTCATCTTGGAAGCAGTTGGAGCTAAGTTGACCATAG CTCAAGGTACCAACAGCCGCGTTTCAGTTCCAATAGAGGACATCAGTACTTTGGATATGAAGAAAAAGATCATTCTGGAAGTTACTCTATTTCCATTGGAACCGGACACTCATGAGTTTAAATCCTTCAAGATCATGTCCCGTGCTCAAAGTGTAAAATCCTACGTGAATGCTGCTTTCATGTTTCAATTCAATAAGGGAAAAACTACGATTCAATCTACCTCAATTTGTTACGGTGGAATCAATCCGAAG TTCACTCATGCAAGAGTTACCGAACGATATTTATGTGGCAAGGACATCTTCAACGATGACGTTCTTCAAAATGCATTGAGCGTCTTACAAGCTGAAGTTCACCCGGAAGAAGGTGATTTGCTGCCGTCGATTGAGTATCGCCAACACTTGGTGGGTGCCCTTCTCTACAGGGCGGTTCTAAGTATAGCGAGTCGACACAAAATTACTCTCAATGCTAAACATGCTTCTGGAGCTATCAGCATTTCTCGTCCACTTTCCACTAGCAAGCAAGAGTTCCAAACTATTAAAGAAAATTGGCCCGTCACCAAAAACATTCCGAAGATTGAGGCTCTATCACAGACCGCCGGAGAGGCTAAGTACATTGAAGATCTACCCAACCTACCCAACGAGTTGTATGGAGCATTTGTGAGCGCGACTAAAGCCAGATCAATCATCGTAGACATAGATCCATCGAAAGCTTTACAACTTCCGGGAGTTCACGCATTCTACGGAGCTAAGGACATTCccggaaaaaatgattttatgccAACGGAGTTAGACAATCCCGAAACCGAAGAAATCTTCTGCAGTGGGTTTGTCTTGTACCATGGCCAACCGATTGGCGTTATTGTAGCCGATACATTTGATTTGGCCCAAAAAGCATCGAAACTGGTTCGAATTACTTATAGCGAATCAGATGGAAAACCTATACTGCCAACCTTGAAATCTGTACTGGCTGCTAATGCCACTGATCGAATAGTTGATCTACCGTATGATCAGCTAGGGGACGAATACGGTAAAGTTGAGGAACAGCCATTCAAAAAGATTCAAGGTCGCTTTGAGCTTCCGCTGCAGTTTCATTTTTCCATGGAGTGTCAAACCTGTATTTGTGTTCCGAAAGAGGATGGTATGGACGTTTACAGTTCAACGCAGTGGGTTGACTTCTGCCAGGTAGCCATAGCTCAGGCTCTAAACATCCCTGAAAATAGCATGAACTTCTACGTGCGACGCTTGGGAGGAGGTTTCGGATCAAAGATTTCTCGATCATCCCAAATTGCTTGTGCTTGCGCTATTGCAGCTCACTTCAGCCAACGTCCGGTACGCCTCATTCTTTCCCTAGAATCAAACATGGAGGCCATCGGTAAGCGAGATGCCTGTACCAGCAACTACGAGATTGAAGTAGATCAAAATGGAAAAGTGATAAAGCTtctgaacaactttgtggaagactaCGGATGCAGTTTGAACGAACCGGTTGCCGGGATTGTTACTATGTTCTACAAAAATTGCTACGACGCAAGCCGATGGAAACTGGTTGGCAAAGCGGCTGTGACCGATTCTGCTAGTAACACGTTCTGTCGCGCACCCGGAACAAACGAAGCTATCAGTATGGCCGAAAACTTAATGGAACATATTGCCCATGCACTGGGGAAAGATCCACTTGAAGTCCGATTGCAAAATATGAGTCCCGACTGCAAGATGCGAACATTGCTACCCGAATTTGTCAAAGACATCGAATATGAACAACGTAGAACGGCGGTAAATCAATTCAACGTGGAAAACCGTTGGAAAAAACGTGGCATTGCAATTGCTACCATGCAGTATCCACAGGTGTTTTTCGGACAAATGCACGCCCAGGTTTCCATTTATCACTACGACGGAACCGTTTCGATTTCCACCGGCGCCATCGATATGGGTCAAGGTGCATACACCAAGATAGCACAAGTTGCTGCAAAAGCACTAGGAATTCCACTTGAAATGGTCAGCATTAAAGCGATGAATAACCTATCATCACCGAACGATACCGTTTCCGGAGGAAGCATGACCAGCGAAGCTGGAGCTTTTGCCGCACTGAAGGCATGCGAAATTTTGATGGAGAGGATTCAGCCTATTAGGGAACAATTCCCCAAAGAGTCTTGGCAACAAATCACACAGCGTTGCTATAAGAAAAACATCGATCTCTCCGCTACATATTTCTTCAAGTCAGGCGATCTAAACGGTTATGATGTTTGGGGTCTTTGTTGCTCCGAGCTGGAGATCGACGTTCTCACCGGTAATGTACAGATTCGAAGAGTAGATATCTTGGAAGACACCGGTGAAAGCATCAGTCCGGGAATCGATATCGGACAAATCGAAGGATCATTTATTATGGGAATGGGAATGTACTTCACCGAAAATCTAATCTTCAAATCAGAAAATGGGCAGCTGCTCACAAACAGAACCTGGAACTACCATCTTCCGGGTGCCAAGGATATTCCGGTTGATTTCAGAGTTAAATTGATACACAATACATACAACGAGATGAGTGTTTTGCGCTCGAAAACAACCGGAGAACCGGCACTGAATATGACAGTGGTTCTTTTGTTTGCCCTTCGACATGCGCTCGATTCAGCGAGAAAAGATGCAGGACTGGCCAACGAATGGTTCACTTTGG CGACACCTGCAACTCCCGAAGAGATTTGTCTAGCCGCTGGAAGCAATACGAAACATTTTAAGCtccgttaa
- the LOC129756493 gene encoding xanthine dehydrogenase/oxidase-like, with protein MEVIFTINGKTFQVNSKTVPIDTSLNNFIRNHAHLSGTKFMCLEGGCGACIVNVNGIHPVTKEKSSWAVNSCLFPVYSCHGLDIVTVEGLKDEQGGYHPAQKLLAHFNGTQCGYCSPGMVMNMYSLLESKKGQVTMAEVENAFGGNICRCTGYRPILDAFKSLATDAEPRLKEACQDIEDLTKICPKTGSACAGKCSAAGKINDKKGVHLSFDEDKEWHKVYNVTDIFAIFEKIGNKPYMLVAGNTAHGVYRRSNDLRVFIDVSSIEELRSHSLGSNLTVGANVSLTELMTILTETSNKNSNYGYLKELVKHIDLIANVPVRNTGTIAGNLSIKNQHNEFPSDLFLILEAAGAKLTIVETGGKTSNVSPVEFVTKDMKKKLILNVIIPPLNPEVYVYRSFKIMPRAQNAHAYVNGAFLIKFNSDKSVVESISVCFGGINAKFTHAIETEKYLAGKNIFDNATIQAALKTLSNELHPDWVLPDASPEYRKNLAISLFYKFILNIAPEHKAAIKSEFKSGGQILDRPVSTASQRFDSRPENWPLNKSVPKIEGLAQAAGEAKYTNDLPALPDELHAAFVLGDKALQTIESIDASEALNVPGVVAFFSAKDIPGVNNFMYFPEFMGSNIEEVFASKTVEYHGQPVGLIVANSFVLANRAAKLVKVNYGKPANGKIYATAQKVMADKIAERIQDFPYSTLGEKYEAATGGDLKVKGHFEIGGQYHYYMETQTCVCIPIEDGMDVYSATQWVDLTQMAIARMLKVPQNSLNLYVRRLGGGYGGKGTRATLVACACALAAQALKRPVRFVMTLEDNMAAIGKRYPVISDYEVDVDKNGKIVKLYNEYVHDFGSSFNEAMGHAGEFFTNCYDKSIFKTVAKGIKTDVASNTWCRAPGTTEGIAMIETIMEHVAFATGKDPLDVRMANMPEDFKMLELMPQFRKDVEYDSRKKEIDRFNSEHRWRKRGIAIVPMRYPLGYFGSLSAIVSVFHDDGTVAISHGGIEMGQGMNTKVAQVAAHMLGISMDKIKIKPTNNLTSPNAICTGGSMTSESVCYAVKRACEMLLERIQPTREENKDDTWEALVAKCHMKSVDLCATYMYKASDLVPYIIWGLSCSEIEVDVLTGNVQLLRVDILEDVGESLSPGIDLGQIEGAFVMGIGYYLTEALVYDPETGALLTNRTWTYKPPGAKDIPIDFRVRFLNNSPNPAGVLRSKATGEPAMNLTISIIFALRYALLSARKDAGLPHEWISVGAPSTPDQIYLMAGNSVEQFKLN; from the exons ATGGAAGTCATCTTCACCATCAACGGAAAAACCTTCCAGG ttAATTCCAAAACGGTCCCGATCGATACATCGCTGAATAACTTCATCCGAAACCATGCCCACTTGAGCGGTACCAAGTTCATGTGCCTGGAGGGCGGCTGCGGAGCTTGCATTGTCAACGTCAACGGGATCCATCCGGTGACCAAGGAAAAGTCCTCGTGGGCTGTCAATTCG TGCCTTTTCCCGGTGTACTCTTGCCATGGACTGGATATCGTAACGGTTGAAGGCCTTAAGGATGAGCAGGGTGGCTACCACCCTGCCCAGAAGCTGTTGGCCCACTTCAACGGAACTCAGTGCGGTTACTGTTCCCCGGGTATGGTCATGAACATGTACAGTTTGCTGGAGTCCAAGAAAGGTCAAGTTACGATGGCTGAGGTCGAGAATGCCTTCGGTGGAAACATTTGCCGTTGTACAGGCTATCGTCCGATTTTGGATGCGTTCAAGTCTTTGGCGACCGATGCTGAACCTAGGCTGAAGGAGGCTTGTCAAGATATCGAGGATTTGACCAAGATTTGCCCCAAAACTGGAAGTGCTTGTGCTGGAAAGTGCTCAGCAGCCGGAAAGATCAACGATAAGAAGGGAGTACACTTGAGCTTCGACGAAGATAAGGAGTGGCACAAGGTGTACAACGTCACCGatattttcgccatttttgaaaagattgGGAATAAGCCTTACATGTTGGTCGCTGGCAACACTGCTCATG GTGTCTACCGACGATCCAACGATCTGCGGGTCTTCATCGATGTCAGCTCGATCGAGGAACTCCGATCCCACTCACTTGGAAGCAATTTGACGGTTGGCGCTAATGTCTCGCTAACTGAACTGATGACAATTTTGACGGAGACGTCCAACAAAAATTCCAACTACGGTTACCTCAAGGAACTTGTGAAGCACATTGACCTGATTGCCAACGTTCCGGTTCGTAACACCGGAACAATTGccggaaatttgagcatcaagaATCAACACAACGAGTTCCCGTCGGATCTGTTCTTGATTCTGGAGGCAGCCGGAGCGAAGCTCACCATTG TCGAAACCGGAGGCAAGACAAGCAACGTCAGTCCGGTTGAATTCGTCACCAAGGACATGAAAAAGAAGCTGATCTTGAATGTGATCATTCCTCCATTGAACCCTGAGGTGTACGTGTATCGGTCCTTCAAAATCATGCCTAGAGCCCAGAACGCCCACGCCTACGTTAACGGAGCCTTCCTGATCAAATTCAATTCCGACAAGTCAGTCGTCGAATCAATTTCCGTCTGCTTTGGAGGCATAAACGCCAAG TTCACCCACGCCATCGAAACGGAAAAATACCTCGCTGGGAAAAATATCTTCGACAATGCTACCATCCAAGCGGCCCTCAAAACGCTCAGCAATGAGCTGCATCCGGATTGGGTGCTTCCGGACGCTTCCCCCGAATATCGTAAGAACCTGGCTATTTCACTGTTCTACAAGTTCATCCTGAACATCGCTCCGGAACACAAAGCTGCGATCAAGTCCGAGTTCAAATCCGGAGGTCAAATCCTGGACCGCCCGGTATCGACTGCTTCGCAACGATTCGACTCACGTCCCGAAAATTGGCCCCTGAACAAGAGCGTTCCTAAGATTGAAGGTTTGGCTCAGGCTGCGGGAGAGGCGAAATACACCAACGATCTTCCAGCTTTACCCGATGAACTGCATGCGGCCTTCGTTCTGGGAGACAAGGCTTTACAGACGATCGAGAGTATCGATGCATCGGAAGCTTTG aatgTTCCCGGAGTAGTTGCTTTCTTCTCCGCTAAGGACATTCCTGGAGTGAACAACTTTATGTACTTCCCGGAATTTATGGGCAGCAATATTGAGGAAGTTTTTGCCAGCAAAACTGTTGAATATCATGGTCAACCGGTTGGTCTCATCGTAGCCAACAGTTTTGTGCTAGCCAATCGAGCTGCTAAGCTAGTGAAGGTAAACTACGGCAAGCCAGCCAATGGCAAAATCTACGCCACGGCTCAGAAAGTTATGGCCGATAAAATTGCGGAGCGAATTCAAGATTTCCCGTACAGTACCCTTGGAGAGAAGTATGAGGCGGCCACTGGAGGAGATTTGAAAGTTAAGGGACACTTTGAAATCGGGGGTCAATACCATTACTACATGGAAACGCAAACCTGCGTCTGCATTCCAATTGAAGATGGTATGGATGTGTATTCTGCTACACAGTGGGTTGATTTGACTCAAATGGCCATCGCTCGTATGTTGAAGGTTCCTCAGAACAGCCTCAATCTTTACGTTCGCAGATTGGGAGGAGGTTACGGAGGCAAAGGAACTCGAGCAACCTTGGTTGCATGCGCTTGCGCCTTGGCTGCTCAAGCTCTCAAACGTCCAGTACGCTTCGTTATGACTCTCGAAGACAATATGGCTGCCATTGGCAAACGTTATCCAGTTATATCCGACTACGAAGTTGACGTTGACAAAAACGGAAAAATTGTCAAGCTTTACAACGAATACGTCCATGACTTCGGGTCTTCCTTCAACGAAGCCATGGGCCATGCCGGAGAGTTCTTCACCAACTGCTACGACAAGAGCATTTTCAAGACCGTTGCTAAGGGTATCAAAACAGATGTCGCTAGTAACACTTGGTGCCGTGCTCCGGGAACAACTGAGGGTATCGCTATGATCGAAACCATTATGGAACACGTAGCGTTTGCTACAGGAAAAGATCCGCTTGACGTACGCATGGCCAATATGCCCGAAGACTTTAAGATGCTGGAACTAATGCCACAGTTCAGAAAGGACGTCGAATATGACTCCAGGAAGAAGGAGATCGATCGATTCAACAGCGAACATCGTTGGCGCAAACGTGGTATTGCGATCGTTCCCATGAGATATCCGCTGGGATACTTCGGGTCACTGAGTGCCATCGTCAGTGTCTTCCACGATGACGGAACCGTAGCCATATCACACGGTGGTATTGAAATGGGACAAGGCATGAACACAAAGGTCGCTCAGGTCGCAGCCCACATGTTGGGCATTTCGATGGATAAGATAAAAATCAAACCGACAAATAATTTGACTTCTCCGAATGCTATCTGTACTGGTGGTAGCATGACCAGTGAGAGTGTTTGCTAT GCAGTGAAACGGGCCTGCGAAATGCTCCTGGAGCGAATCCAGCCAACTCGCGAGGAAAATAAGGACGATACCTGGGAAGCACTGGTCGCCAAGTGTCACATGAAGAGTGTTGACCTGTGTGCCACCTACATGTACAAGGCATCGGACCTGGTTCCGTACATTATTTGGGGTCTAAGTTGCTCGGAAATCGAGGTAGATGTTCTCACCGGAAATGTTCAACTTCTTCGGGTAGACATTCTAGAAGATGTGGGTGAGAGTTTGAGTCCCGGAATTGATCTGGGACAGATCGAGGGAGCCTTTGTCATGGGAATCGGTTACTATCTGACCGAAGCCTTAGTCTACGATCCGGAAACAGGAGCCCTGCTTACCAACCGCACCTGGACCTACAAACCACCGGGTGCCAAGGATATTCCGATAGATTTCCGAGTGCGATTCCTAAACAACAGCCCTAACCCGGCGGGTGTGCTACGTTCCAAGGCTACCGGTGAGCCGGCTATGAATTTGACcatttcgatcatttttgctcTAAGATATGCGCTGTTGTCTGCTCGGAAGGATGCCGGACTGCCTCATGAATGGATTTCGGTTGGAGCTCCGTCCACTCCGGATCAAATCTATCTTATGGCAGGAAACTCCGTTGAACAGTTTAAGTTGAACTAA